The proteins below come from a single Agrococcus beijingensis genomic window:
- a CDS encoding HpcH/HpaI aldolase/citrate lyase family protein, giving the protein MPRTDVSPLIARSWLLVPASKPELFEIAQASEADAIIIDIEDAVAAKDKAQAREDTVAWLSSGHRAWVRINDAASEFWSVDCAALKDVEGLEGVMLAKTESASHVNDTADRLPEGMRILPLVETARGVLHVEQISNAPSTFRLAFGTGDFKRDTATGDEPIALAYARSQLVIASRAARLPAPIDGPTLTMDALADGTRLSKEMGMSGKLLLTHEQAPTINAGLAPSPDEVAWAHGFVKAFEESGGKITDGSDLPRLARAQKIQTQARDFGIDADAARLADLNY; this is encoded by the coding sequence GTGCCCAGAACCGACGTCTCGCCGCTGATCGCCCGCTCCTGGCTGCTCGTGCCGGCCTCGAAGCCAGAGCTGTTCGAGATCGCCCAGGCCAGCGAGGCCGACGCGATCATCATCGACATCGAGGACGCGGTCGCCGCGAAGGACAAGGCGCAGGCCCGCGAGGACACCGTGGCGTGGCTCTCGAGCGGCCACCGCGCCTGGGTGCGCATCAACGACGCGGCGAGCGAGTTCTGGAGCGTGGACTGCGCAGCGCTCAAGGATGTCGAGGGCCTCGAGGGCGTGATGCTCGCGAAGACCGAGTCGGCCAGCCATGTGAACGACACGGCCGACCGCCTGCCGGAGGGCATGCGCATCCTGCCGCTCGTCGAGACGGCCCGCGGCGTGCTGCACGTCGAGCAGATCTCCAACGCCCCCTCCACCTTCCGGCTCGCGTTCGGCACCGGCGACTTCAAGCGCGACACCGCCACCGGCGACGAGCCGATCGCGCTCGCCTACGCGCGCTCGCAGCTCGTGATCGCGTCGCGCGCCGCGCGCCTGCCCGCGCCGATCGACGGTCCGACGCTGACGATGGATGCGCTGGCCGACGGCACACGGCTCTCGAAGGAGATGGGCATGTCGGGCAAACTGCTGCTCACGCATGAGCAGGCACCGACGATCAACGCCGGGCTCGCGCCCAGCCCCGACGAGGTCGCCTGGGCGCATGGCTTCGTGAAGGCGTTCGAGGAGTCGGGCGGCAAGATCACCGACGGCAGCGACCTGCCCCGGCTCGCGCGGGCGCAGAAGATCCAGACGCAGGCGCGCGACTTCGGCATCGACGCCGACGCAGCCCGGCTGGCCGACCTGAACTACTAG
- a CDS encoding CsbD family protein — MGLDDKISNAAKEAVGNAKEGIGDATDNERMQAEGQHDQNVANTKQAGEHVKDAGKDVKDAFH, encoded by the coding sequence ATGGGTCTCGACGACAAGATCTCGAACGCAGCCAAGGAAGCGGTCGGCAACGCCAAGGAGGGCATCGGCGACGCGACCGACAACGAGCGCATGCAGGCGGAAGGTCAGCACGACCAGAACGTCGCCAACACCAAGCAGGCCGGCGAGCACGTCAAGGACGCCGGCAAGGACGTCAAGGACGCCTTCCACTAG
- a CDS encoding RNA-binding S4 domain-containing protein: MSESRAAGRVRLDVWVWAVRLVKTRAAATEACRGGHVKVNGQAAKAAQPVRIGDEVRVRVHGFDRIVIVKQLLPKRVAAPAAAEAFEDRSPARPSAIDAAQVPHRPRGAGRPSSRERREIDRLRGRG; the protein is encoded by the coding sequence ATGAGCGAGTCCAGGGCGGCGGGCCGCGTGCGCCTCGACGTCTGGGTCTGGGCCGTGCGGCTGGTGAAGACGCGGGCCGCGGCCACCGAGGCATGCAGGGGCGGCCACGTCAAGGTCAACGGCCAGGCGGCGAAGGCCGCCCAGCCGGTGCGGATCGGCGACGAGGTGCGCGTGCGCGTGCACGGCTTCGACCGCATCGTGATCGTCAAGCAGCTGCTGCCCAAGCGGGTCGCGGCACCCGCGGCGGCCGAGGCGTTCGAGGATCGCTCGCCCGCGCGGCCGAGTGCGATCGACGCGGCGCAGGTGCCGCACCGGCCGCGGGGCGCCGGCAGGCCCAGCAGCCGCGAGCGGCGCGAGATCGACCGCCTGCGCGGACGCGGCTGA